One stretch of Priestia megaterium DNA includes these proteins:
- a CDS encoding DUF3993 domain-containing protein: protein MKKICLLVFLLIVLYSGKSVHAEVSGEIRHEIFINLQDAYQAQLRAASAHTNQDAVRELKLFLDDEYASVFFNEALLQKAQGYVGEGPEYLTHYIPFFSFDEQTKVALHADQNKAYVYQFFPAVHNKRVKYQDHYEMITLVKKQGKWKVQKFIYSKKHSK, encoded by the coding sequence TTGAAGAAAATATGCTTACTTGTCTTTTTGCTGATTGTCTTGTACTCAGGAAAATCTGTTCATGCAGAAGTATCAGGAGAGATTAGGCATGAAATCTTTATAAATTTGCAGGACGCTTATCAGGCTCAGCTAAGAGCTGCGTCTGCCCATACTAATCAAGACGCTGTTCGTGAGCTGAAATTGTTTTTAGATGATGAGTATGCATCTGTGTTTTTTAATGAGGCTCTCTTACAAAAAGCTCAAGGGTATGTCGGAGAGGGGCCTGAATATTTAACACACTACATCCCTTTCTTTTCTTTCGATGAACAGACGAAGGTAGCTCTTCATGCAGACCAAAACAAAGCTTATGTCTATCAATTTTTTCCGGCTGTGCATAATAAACGGGTAAAATACCAAGATCATTATGAAATGATCACTTTAGTAAAAAAACAGGGGAAATGGAAAGTGCAAAAGTTTATATATAGTAAGAAACACTCAAAATAG
- a CDS encoding glutaredoxin domain-containing protein, producing MRSIELYTQPACPPCEIVKQFLQHHHVSYKEFDVSKDASARKRMTTELESYSTPTIRVDQEIVRGFDLQALEKLLNIG from the coding sequence TTGAGATCTATAGAGTTATACACACAACCAGCTTGCCCACCTTGCGAAATTGTTAAACAGTTTTTACAGCATCACCACGTTTCCTATAAAGAGTTTGACGTATCTAAAGATGCTTCTGCTCGAAAACGAATGACTACTGAGTTAGAGTCCTATTCCACTCCGACCATTCGTGTTGACCAGGAAATTGTCAGAGGATTTGACCTTCAAGCGCTTGAGAAGCTTCTTAACATCGGGTAG
- a CDS encoding YkuJ family protein: MSQLQGILTRLVNLREQASGSEAPQRFFEVEGKRICSVKYHAKTETYELEVYQDGEKPAVYQFDNVDMIAIEIFELIH; encoded by the coding sequence ATGTCACAATTACAAGGTATTTTAACTCGTCTTGTGAATCTCCGTGAGCAAGCAAGTGGAAGTGAAGCGCCACAACGCTTCTTCGAAGTAGAGGGAAAAAGAATTTGCAGCGTGAAATATCATGCAAAAACTGAAACATACGAACTTGAAGTATATCAAGATGGTGAAAAGCCAGCCGTTTATCAATTTGATAACGTTGATATGATTGCAATTGAAATTTTTGAACTTATTCATTAA
- the cbpB gene encoding cyclic-di-AMP-binding protein CbpB, producing MIDIDHNQLNQIELRDLLVTSDKVAHVQVGNNLEHALLVLTKTGYTSIPVLNPRFQLQGFVSMTLILDSILGLKRIEFERLETMKVEEVMNQNVPRVSMKKSVLKVINAMINHPFLCVENEDGIFEGILTRRNLLKSLRRQSIILPKESFQ from the coding sequence ATGATTGATATTGATCACAATCAGTTAAATCAAATTGAACTTCGAGATTTGCTTGTCACTTCTGATAAAGTTGCTCATGTTCAAGTGGGAAATAATTTAGAACATGCTTTGCTTGTGTTAACAAAGACTGGCTATACGTCCATTCCCGTATTAAATCCAAGGTTTCAGCTGCAGGGGTTCGTGAGCATGACGCTTATTTTAGATTCGATTTTAGGATTAAAGCGCATTGAATTTGAACGATTAGAAACCATGAAAGTAGAAGAAGTTATGAATCAAAATGTTCCTCGTGTCTCCATGAAAAAATCCGTATTAAAAGTCATAAATGCCATGATTAACCATCCTTTTCTGTGCGTAGAGAATGAAGATGGCATTTTTGAAGGGATTTTAACACGAAGAAATTTGTTAAAGTCATTAAGAAGGCAGTCCATCATTCTCCCGAAAGAGTCATTTCAATAA
- a CDS encoding LysR family transcriptional regulator — MQLIECRMLVVLAQELNMRKAAERLFVSQPALSQRLQTIEKAWDTQIFIRSQKGLSLTPAGEKIVQFAKEVVEKEDRVREDLHHLDNEVYGTLKLAVASIIGQHWLPAVLKRYMDRYPHAKISLVTGWSSEMLRYLYEDEVHIGIIRGNPDWKGVKEHLFTDPLYLVDSEIERAAEVVNTHRPFIQFKSDSTYYQEILEWWHREFHTTPKRTIVVDQIETCKQMALNGLGFAILPSIAIKEAGSHIHRTPLLKANGEPITRDTSLVGYESAFKLKQVRAFVDIVREYVRETV, encoded by the coding sequence ATGCAATTAATAGAATGTCGAATGCTCGTTGTATTAGCTCAAGAATTAAATATGAGAAAAGCTGCAGAGAGATTATTTGTATCGCAACCAGCTTTATCACAGAGGCTGCAAACCATTGAAAAAGCATGGGATACACAAATCTTCATTCGTTCGCAAAAAGGACTGTCATTAACGCCTGCTGGAGAAAAGATTGTTCAATTTGCAAAAGAAGTGGTAGAAAAAGAAGATCGGGTTCGTGAGGACTTGCATCATTTAGATAATGAAGTATATGGTACACTCAAATTAGCGGTGGCTTCGATTATTGGACAGCACTGGCTGCCGGCGGTGTTAAAACGCTATATGGATCGTTACCCACATGCTAAAATCTCTCTTGTAACCGGCTGGAGCAGTGAAATGCTTCGCTACCTGTACGAAGATGAGGTACATATTGGAATCATACGTGGAAACCCGGATTGGAAAGGCGTCAAAGAACATTTGTTTACAGATCCTCTTTACCTAGTTGATTCAGAAATTGAAAGGGCAGCGGAGGTAGTAAATACTCATCGACCATTTATTCAATTTAAAAGTGACTCAACGTATTATCAAGAAATTTTAGAATGGTGGCATCGAGAGTTTCATACTACACCGAAGCGTACGATTGTAGTGGATCAGATTGAGACGTGTAAGCAAATGGCTTTAAATGGTCTTGGCTTCGCTATTTTACCATCGATTGCCATTAAAGAAGCTGGAAGCCATATTCATCGGACGCCGCTTCTGAAAGCAAATGGAGAGCCAATTACGCGAGACACTTCTTTAGTTGGATATGAATCAGCTTTTAAACTGAAGCAAGTTCGAGCATTTGTTGATATTGTACGTGAATATGTGAGAGAAACGGTCTAA
- the dapD gene encoding 2,3,4,5-tetrahydropyridine-2,6-dicarboxylate N-acetyltransferase — protein MKMMDANEIISFIQNSTKSTPVKVYVKGEVEGIDFGSSSKTFVTGNTGVVFGEWKEIKAAIEANEGKIEDYVIENDRRNSAIPLLDMKGIKARIEPGAIIRDQVEIGDNAVIMMGASINIGSVIGEGTMIDMNVVLGGRATVGKNCHIGAGSVLAGVIEPPSAKPVVVEDDVVIGANAVVLEGVTVGKGAVVAAGAIVVEDVAPYTVVAGTPARVIKEIDEKTKSKTEIKQELRQLNEE, from the coding sequence ATGAAAATGATGGATGCTAATGAGATTATCTCATTTATTCAAAACAGCACAAAATCAACACCGGTAAAAGTTTACGTAAAAGGTGAAGTAGAAGGAATTGACTTTGGTTCATCTTCTAAAACATTCGTAACGGGCAACACAGGTGTAGTATTCGGTGAATGGAAAGAAATCAAAGCTGCTATTGAAGCAAACGAAGGAAAAATTGAAGACTACGTAATTGAAAACGATCGCCGCAACTCTGCGATTCCTTTATTAGATATGAAAGGAATTAAAGCTCGTATTGAGCCGGGCGCTATTATTCGCGATCAAGTTGAAATCGGCGACAACGCTGTTATTATGATGGGTGCATCTATTAACATCGGCTCTGTAATCGGTGAAGGAACAATGATCGACATGAACGTAGTACTTGGTGGTCGTGCAACAGTAGGTAAAAACTGTCACATCGGCGCAGGTTCTGTATTAGCTGGTGTTATTGAGCCACCTTCTGCAAAACCAGTTGTAGTAGAAGATGATGTAGTAATCGGTGCTAATGCTGTTGTTCTTGAAGGTGTAACAGTAGGTAAAGGTGCCGTAGTTGCTGCAGGTGCAATTGTGGTAGAAGATGTAGCTCCTTACACAGTAGTAGCAGGTACGCCGGCTCGCGTTATTAAAGAAATTGACGAAAAAACAAAGTCTAAAACAGAAATCAAGCAAGAATTGCGTCAATTAAACGAAGAATAA
- a CDS encoding N-acetyldiaminopimelate deacetylase produces MAENEFVKIRRELHKIPELGFQEVKTQRFLLDYINTLPQERLEVKTWKTGLFVKVHGTDPTKTIGYRADIDGLPITEETNYSFQSQHEGLMHACGHDMHMAIGLGVLTYFAQHEIKDNVLFIFQPAEEGPGGAQPMLQSDIMKEWLPDFIFALHVAPEYPVGSIALKEGLLFANTSELFIDLKGKGGHAAYPHTTNDMVVAACQLVSQLQTIVARNVDPLDSAVITVGKIQGGTVQNIIAERARIEGTIRTLSPESMTRVKERIEAIVKGVEVGYQCETAIDYGCMYHQVYNHHEVTREFMEFAKAQTDVDVIECKEAMTGEDFGYMLKDIPGFMFWLGVQSEYGLHHAKLKPHEGAIDIAISLITKYFEHKGNQ; encoded by the coding sequence ATGGCTGAAAATGAATTTGTGAAAATAAGAAGAGAGCTACATAAAATTCCTGAATTAGGGTTTCAAGAGGTGAAAACACAGCGTTTTTTGCTTGATTATATTAACACTCTTCCGCAAGAGCGCTTAGAAGTAAAGACGTGGAAAACAGGACTCTTTGTTAAAGTACATGGTACAGACCCAACTAAAACAATAGGCTACCGAGCAGATATTGACGGTCTTCCTATCACGGAAGAAACGAATTATTCTTTTCAATCACAGCATGAAGGACTCATGCATGCCTGCGGACATGATATGCATATGGCTATTGGGCTAGGAGTACTGACTTACTTTGCTCAGCATGAAATCAAAGATAATGTACTGTTCATCTTTCAACCTGCAGAAGAAGGTCCAGGAGGAGCACAGCCAATGCTCCAAAGCGACATCATGAAAGAATGGCTTCCAGATTTCATCTTCGCCCTTCACGTAGCGCCTGAATATCCGGTTGGGTCGATTGCGCTGAAGGAAGGGTTACTATTTGCTAACACGTCTGAGCTATTTATTGATTTAAAAGGAAAAGGCGGGCATGCTGCTTATCCACATACAACAAATGATATGGTAGTTGCTGCATGTCAGCTCGTTTCACAGCTTCAAACTATTGTTGCTCGCAACGTTGATCCGCTAGACAGCGCTGTAATTACAGTAGGAAAAATTCAAGGCGGGACGGTTCAAAATATTATTGCGGAGCGAGCTCGCATAGAAGGAACCATTCGCACGCTATCTCCTGAATCAATGACGCGTGTTAAAGAACGAATTGAAGCGATTGTTAAAGGAGTAGAAGTAGGGTATCAGTGTGAAACAGCCATTGATTATGGTTGTATGTATCATCAAGTATATAATCACCATGAAGTCACGCGAGAGTTTATGGAATTTGCCAAAGCGCAAACGGACGTGGATGTCATTGAGTGCAAAGAAGCAATGACAGGAGAAGATTTTGGCTATATGCTAAAAGATATTCCTGGATTTATGTTTTGGCTTGGCGTTCAGTCTGAATATGGTCTTCATCATGCAAAGCTGAAGCCTCATGAAGGCGCAATAGATATTGCGATTTCACTTATTACAAAATATTTTGAACATAAAGGCAATCAATAA
- a CDS encoding YkuS family protein produces the protein MARIGVEYGLTDVQAALQQLGHEVVQLRNESDAQGCDCCVVTGQDSNVMGISDAVTQGSVITASGLTAEEICQQVGNKVQG, from the coding sequence ATGGCACGAATTGGTGTAGAATACGGTTTAACAGATGTACAGGCTGCACTTCAGCAGCTCGGACATGAAGTGGTACAATTACGCAACGAAAGTGATGCACAAGGGTGCGATTGCTGTGTTGTAACAGGACAGGATTCAAACGTAATGGGGATTTCTGATGCAGTAACGCAAGGCTCAGTTATTACAGCTAGCGGATTAACGGCAGAAGAAATTTGTCAGCAAGTAGGCAACAAGGTACAAGGATAA
- a CDS encoding mechanosensitive ion channel family protein: MFKMQDINWEQLLTNAGVIVLKLIAITIVFLLVRAIGKKIIERSFEKMSERENATRGRMLTLKSLTVNVFSYVLIFIFVVMLLEAVNIHATALLAGAGVVGLAIGFGAQGLVSDVVTGFFLLLEKQLDVDDYVTTGSFSGIVESVGLRTTQIRGFDGTLHYVPNREITSLSNHSRGNMRALIDIGISYDDDIDKAISVLEKVCERVAATNENIVEGPSVIGVQGLGASDVVLRVVGKAKNGEQWGVERQLRKEFKEAFDANGIDIPFPHQVNIDKKQPEDAKQPQHA, translated from the coding sequence ATGTTTAAGATGCAAGACATCAACTGGGAACAGCTTCTTACCAATGCTGGAGTTATTGTGTTAAAACTCATTGCTATTACCATTGTTTTTTTACTTGTACGAGCAATTGGTAAAAAAATTATTGAGCGTTCCTTTGAAAAAATGAGTGAGCGCGAAAATGCTACGCGCGGACGTATGCTCACACTCAAAAGTTTAACCGTTAATGTGTTTTCATATGTACTTATTTTTATTTTTGTCGTCATGCTGCTTGAAGCAGTAAATATCCATGCCACAGCTCTATTAGCTGGTGCCGGAGTTGTAGGTCTAGCAATCGGATTCGGTGCTCAAGGACTGGTTAGCGACGTTGTAACAGGTTTCTTTTTACTTCTTGAAAAACAGCTGGATGTTGACGACTATGTAACAACCGGAAGTTTTTCAGGGATTGTCGAATCAGTAGGTCTTCGTACTACTCAAATTCGCGGATTTGATGGAACTCTGCACTATGTGCCTAACCGTGAAATTACAAGCTTAAGCAATCATTCCCGAGGCAATATGCGCGCGTTGATTGATATTGGCATTTCGTATGATGATGATATTGACAAAGCTATTTCCGTACTAGAAAAAGTATGCGAACGCGTTGCTGCAACAAATGAAAACATTGTAGAAGGACCAAGCGTGATAGGAGTTCAAGGTCTAGGCGCATCAGACGTTGTGCTTCGTGTAGTTGGCAAAGCTAAAAACGGGGAACAGTGGGGGGTTGAACGTCAGCTTCGCAAAGAGTTTAAAGAAGCGTTTGACGCAAACGGTATTGATATTCCGTTCCCTCATCAAGTAAATATTGATAAAAAGCAGCCTGAAGATGCCAAGCAGCCTCAGCATGCATAA
- a CDS encoding peroxiredoxin — protein sequence MPERMVGKQAPRFEMEAVLSNKEFGKVSLEENIKNDKWTVLFFYPMDFTFVCPTEITALSDRYDEFEDLDAEVIGVSTDTIHTHLAWINTDRKDNGLGDLKYPLAADTNHVVSREYGVLIEEEGVALRGLFIISPEGELQYSVVNHNNIGRDVDETLRVLQALQTGGLCPANWKPGQATLNA from the coding sequence ATGCCAGAACGTATGGTAGGTAAACAAGCTCCACGCTTTGAAATGGAAGCTGTATTATCAAACAAAGAATTCGGTAAAGTTAGCTTAGAAGAAAATATTAAAAATGACAAATGGACAGTATTATTCTTCTATCCAATGGACTTTACATTTGTATGTCCAACAGAAATTACTGCACTTTCTGACCGTTATGATGAGTTTGAAGATCTTGACGCAGAAGTAATCGGTGTTTCTACAGACACAATCCATACACACTTAGCTTGGATCAACACTGATCGTAAAGATAATGGTTTAGGTGATCTTAAATATCCATTAGCAGCTGATACAAATCACGTTGTTTCTCGTGAGTACGGCGTTTTAATTGAAGAAGAAGGTGTAGCACTTCGCGGTTTATTCATCATCAGCCCAGAAGGCGAATTACAATATTCAGTTGTAAACCACAACAATATTGGCCGTGACGTTGATGAAACTTTACGTGTTCTTCAAGCGTTACAAACTGGCGGACTTTGCCCAGCTAACTGGAAACCAGGTCAAGCTACTTTAAACGCGTAA
- a CDS encoding TlpA family protein disulfide reductase, with product MKLRQPMPELTGATEWLNGEVTEDQLIGEKPTLIHFWSVSCHLCKEAMPQVNEFRDQYKDQLNVVAVHMPRSEDDLDLTKIKEVAAEHDITQPIFVDSEHKLTDAFENQYVPAYYVFDKTGQLRHFQAGGSGMKMLEKRVNRVLGENE from the coding sequence ATGAAATTACGTCAGCCAATGCCTGAGTTAACGGGCGCTACAGAATGGTTAAACGGAGAGGTTACAGAAGATCAGCTAATCGGCGAAAAGCCAACGCTTATTCATTTTTGGTCAGTAAGCTGTCATTTATGTAAAGAAGCAATGCCTCAAGTAAATGAATTTCGCGACCAATACAAAGATCAATTAAACGTAGTAGCAGTTCATATGCCGCGCTCTGAAGATGATTTAGACTTAACAAAAATTAAAGAAGTAGCAGCAGAACATGATATTACGCAGCCAATTTTTGTAGACAGTGAACATAAATTGACGGATGCATTTGAAAATCAATATGTACCGGCATATTATGTATTTGACAAAACAGGTCAGCTACGTCACTTCCAAGCTGGTGGAAGCGGTATGAAAATGCTTGAAAAGCGCGTGAATCGTGTATTAGGCGAGAACGAATAA
- the gnd gene encoding phosphogluconate dehydrogenase (NAD(+)-dependent, decarboxylating), with the protein MKLGMIGLGKMGANLVLNLLDHNHSVVAFDVNNEAVQKVSEKGAEGASSIKELVSKLEKPRIAWVMVPAGELTEKVISELQELLEEGDMIIEGGNSKYKDSVRRAAASAEKGIHYFDVGTSGGMEGARNGACMMIGGDKEAFSTIEPIFRDINVENGYLYSGAAGSGHFLKMVHNGIEYGMMQAIAEGFDVLEKSEFDYDYEAVARVWNNGSVIRSWLIELMERAFSKDAKLDSIKGVMHSSGEGKWTVESALDLQVPTPVIALSLMMRYRSLEDDTFTGKVVAALRNEFGGHAVEKQ; encoded by the coding sequence ATGAAATTAGGTATGATTGGCTTAGGAAAAATGGGAGCAAACCTAGTATTAAATTTACTAGATCATAACCATTCTGTGGTAGCGTTCGATGTGAACAACGAAGCAGTACAGAAAGTATCAGAAAAGGGAGCAGAAGGCGCTTCTTCCATTAAAGAATTAGTGAGCAAATTAGAAAAACCACGCATTGCTTGGGTAATGGTTCCGGCTGGGGAGCTCACAGAAAAAGTAATTTCTGAGCTCCAAGAACTACTTGAAGAAGGAGACATGATTATTGAAGGCGGTAATTCCAAGTATAAAGATTCTGTACGACGTGCTGCAGCTTCTGCTGAAAAAGGAATTCACTACTTTGATGTTGGAACAAGCGGCGGAATGGAAGGTGCCCGAAACGGCGCTTGTATGATGATTGGGGGAGATAAAGAAGCATTTTCTACAATCGAACCTATTTTCCGCGACATCAACGTAGAAAACGGCTATCTCTATTCAGGTGCAGCAGGAAGTGGTCACTTCTTGAAAATGGTTCATAACGGAATTGAGTACGGCATGATGCAAGCAATTGCTGAAGGTTTTGATGTGTTAGAGAAAAGTGAATTTGACTATGACTATGAAGCCGTAGCCCGCGTATGGAATAATGGCTCTGTTATTCGCTCATGGTTAATCGAATTAATGGAACGTGCATTTTCAAAAGATGCAAAACTTGACAGTATTAAAGGAGTTATGCATTCTTCCGGTGAAGGAAAATGGACGGTTGAATCAGCTTTAGATTTACAAGTGCCAACGCCAGTTATTGCTCTATCTTTAATGATGCGCTATCGCTCACTTGAAGACGATACGTTTACAGGTAAAGTAGTTGCCGCTCTTCGCAATGAGTTCGGCGGACATGCAGTAGAAAAACAATAA
- a CDS encoding ABC transporter ATP-binding protein — MGTFKKLKDFYLPYRMYFFYSAICLLFVTSITVIYPIVLQYTIDHIVLGKQYQLVGNVAFIFIGLMIVKGIFTYIQQYYGDLFGIKSVYTLRNKLYRKLQYLPFSYYDNAKTGDLMSRLTADVEGFRFFLSFGFSELIRFVILLTASFSVMFYYSISLTLVTICLLPFLGVAVYRFDKRVHPAFRLIRQSFGELNTNVQENISGIQTVKSLSREKFQTSKFNDSNGVYKNRNIETANVWATYFPLMEFIGNLSIVGLLAYGGALVMNGSVRPGELVAFFSLTSYLMWPIMNLGFVINMFSQSKASGERLLEILEEEEKVHEHAGSFSINGTVEFQHVSLSYPNEEKKSLENISFSASKGKVVGLIGATGAGKTSLTQLLTRFYEPTSGRILVNHRPIKEYPLPVLRKEIGFVLQETFLFSSSIGTNISYGVPGISREDIIDAAKRAQAHDFIMELPDGYDTMLGERGLGLSGGQKQRIAIARALILNPSILVLDDATSAVDMKTEREIQLALKEVMKNRTTFIIAHRLSSLRHADEILVLHEGQIKERGSHETLIQKQGIYKNIYDIQYESNTSVMNV; from the coding sequence ATGGGAACGTTTAAAAAACTAAAAGATTTTTATTTGCCGTACCGAATGTACTTTTTTTATTCTGCTATTTGCTTGTTATTTGTAACCTCCATCACTGTGATTTACCCTATTGTGTTGCAATATACGATTGATCATATTGTGTTAGGAAAACAATATCAGCTAGTCGGTAATGTAGCATTTATTTTTATTGGGCTGATGATTGTCAAAGGAATCTTTACATATATTCAGCAATATTACGGCGACTTATTTGGAATTAAGTCCGTGTATACTCTTCGCAATAAACTTTACCGCAAACTTCAGTATTTACCGTTTTCTTACTATGACAATGCTAAAACAGGGGACTTGATGTCCAGGTTGACAGCTGATGTAGAAGGATTTCGTTTTTTTCTATCTTTTGGCTTCTCAGAATTAATTCGCTTCGTTATTTTACTTACTGCCAGCTTTTCCGTTATGTTCTATTACTCTATTTCACTCACTCTTGTCACAATCTGCCTGCTGCCTTTTTTGGGGGTAGCTGTTTATCGTTTTGATAAACGCGTTCATCCAGCGTTTCGCTTAATTCGCCAATCGTTTGGGGAACTTAATACAAATGTTCAAGAAAATATAAGCGGCATACAAACGGTCAAGTCATTATCGAGAGAAAAATTTCAAACCTCTAAATTTAACGACTCCAACGGAGTTTATAAAAATCGAAACATTGAAACAGCGAATGTATGGGCAACTTATTTCCCCTTAATGGAGTTTATAGGAAACTTATCTATTGTTGGTCTCCTTGCGTACGGAGGAGCGCTTGTTATGAACGGAAGCGTACGTCCGGGAGAGCTTGTTGCTTTCTTTAGCTTAACCTCTTATTTGATGTGGCCTATTATGAATCTAGGGTTTGTTATCAATATGTTTTCACAGTCTAAAGCTTCAGGTGAAAGGCTGCTAGAAATTTTAGAAGAAGAAGAAAAAGTCCATGAGCATGCCGGAAGTTTCTCTATTAATGGAACGGTCGAGTTTCAACATGTTAGCTTATCCTATCCAAACGAAGAAAAAAAGTCGCTTGAGAACATATCATTTTCTGCTTCTAAAGGAAAAGTAGTAGGTTTAATCGGAGCAACTGGAGCCGGCAAAACAAGCTTAACACAGCTGCTCACGAGGTTTTACGAACCAACTTCAGGACGAATCTTAGTTAACCATCGTCCGATTAAAGAGTATCCGCTCCCTGTTCTTCGGAAAGAAATTGGCTTTGTACTTCAAGAAACGTTTTTGTTCTCAAGCAGCATAGGAACCAACATCTCCTATGGCGTGCCGGGTATTTCTAGAGAAGACATTATTGATGCTGCAAAACGAGCGCAGGCGCATGACTTTATTATGGAGCTTCCAGATGGGTACGACACGATGCTAGGAGAGAGAGGACTGGGGTTATCAGGCGGACAAAAGCAGCGCATTGCGATTGCACGAGCGCTTATCTTAAACCCTAGCATCTTAGTATTAGATGATGCGACGAGTGCCGTTGATATGAAAACAGAAAGAGAAATTCAATTGGCTTTAAAAGAAGTGATGAAAAATCGTACTACGTTTATTATCGCACACCGCCTTTCTTCTTTGCGACATGCCGATGAAATCTTGGTCTTACATGAGGGTCAAATAAAAGAGAGAGGAAGCCATGAAACGCTCATTCAAAAGCAAGGGATTTATAAAAACATTTATGACATTCAATATGAAAGCAATACGTCGGTGATGAACGTATAA